Proteins co-encoded in one Polyangiaceae bacterium genomic window:
- a CDS encoding HAMP domain-containing histidine kinase, with protein MTDSATSLRPSIARQLALGYFGVSVVSVVMCASLLFVIFDVGGLVSIMRGTEDSIQRGLELSAAVRELNIHIGHSLIEGDESHLDHYRKWRGVVHHQIDKLEQELPASERPKLEQLRKQEQRMHHVFLTQALPAAEANDTKAYRRAHREIEKLGEALAEGADALATDSNSRMARSHVSAKSATNLGLASGGACVLIVVLLSVISTMRLRRQVLSPLVKLTAAAEQVGRGEFDIEVGNVGSGELQALARALDDMARELAFREARLLKQERMAVLGQLAAGVAHELNNPIGIIRGYLKTMLSEVVEGELREELVILDEEAEQCQRIAEDLLSYSRTPVLAKTFTPIAEFVHLVRDRFTERGSCAPTIEVDVEPADVPIDPGRLRQVLFNLLENALESNPEGELVSVRGRKLSREYVIEVEDDGDGVNEQDRARIFEPFFSKRSGGTGLGLAVCAGIVGAHGGKIEVESGEMGGALFRITLPLAAEGGSR; from the coding sequence ATGACCGACTCAGCCACAAGCTTGCGTCCCTCGATCGCCCGGCAGCTCGCGCTTGGATACTTTGGTGTGAGCGTCGTGAGTGTCGTGATGTGCGCGAGCTTGCTGTTCGTCATCTTCGACGTGGGTGGACTGGTTTCGATCATGCGCGGGACCGAGGACTCGATCCAGCGAGGACTCGAACTGTCCGCAGCGGTGCGCGAGCTGAACATTCACATCGGGCACTCGCTCATCGAGGGCGACGAAAGCCACTTGGACCATTACCGCAAGTGGCGGGGTGTCGTTCATCACCAGATCGACAAGCTAGAGCAGGAGCTACCTGCTTCGGAGCGTCCCAAGCTAGAGCAGCTGCGCAAGCAAGAGCAACGGATGCACCACGTGTTCCTGACCCAAGCCCTCCCGGCCGCCGAGGCGAATGACACGAAGGCCTATCGGCGTGCTCATCGCGAGATTGAGAAACTCGGGGAGGCACTCGCCGAAGGCGCTGACGCGCTGGCGACTGATTCGAACTCACGCATGGCGCGATCCCACGTGAGCGCGAAATCGGCAACCAACCTCGGATTGGCTTCGGGCGGAGCCTGCGTGCTGATCGTCGTGCTGCTTTCCGTCATATCAACCATGCGACTAAGGCGTCAGGTGCTCTCCCCCTTGGTCAAGCTCACCGCCGCAGCAGAACAGGTTGGTCGAGGCGAGTTCGATATCGAAGTGGGGAACGTGGGCAGCGGTGAGCTGCAAGCGCTGGCGCGCGCGCTGGATGACATGGCGCGTGAACTGGCCTTCCGTGAGGCTCGTTTGCTGAAGCAGGAGCGCATGGCAGTTCTGGGTCAACTCGCGGCGGGGGTCGCCCACGAGCTCAACAATCCCATCGGCATTATTCGCGGCTACCTCAAGACCATGCTGAGCGAGGTTGTGGAGGGGGAACTCCGCGAGGAACTCGTTATCCTCGATGAAGAGGCAGAGCAGTGTCAGCGAATTGCGGAAGATCTGCTTTCCTACTCGCGGACACCAGTGCTGGCCAAGACGTTCACGCCAATCGCGGAGTTCGTCCACCTGGTTCGCGACCGGTTCACAGAAAGAGGTAGTTGCGCGCCAACGATCGAAGTTGACGTCGAGCCAGCCGATGTGCCGATCGATCCTGGACGTCTCCGTCAGGTGCTGTTCAACCTGCTAGAGAATGCACTTGAATCGAACCCGGAGGGAGAGCTGGTCAGTGTACGTGGCCGAAAGCTTTCGAGGGAATACGTGATCGAGGTTGAGGACGATGGCGATGGGGTGAATGAACAAGACAGAGCTCGGATATTTGAACCCTTCTTCAGCAAGCGGTCAGGAGGTACAGGCCTGGGCCTCGCCGTCTGTGCAGGCATCGTCGGCGCGCACGGAGGCAAGATCGAAGTTGAAAGCGGTGAAATGGGGGGCGCGTTGTTCCGCATCACACTTCCGCTCGCGGCTGAAGGAGGCAGTCGATGA
- a CDS encoding methyltransferase domain-containing protein — MTSQLFLPNRETQLVQRRYDRVARVYDGFEWMMERRARHWRRDLWARVARGRILEMGVGTGKNIPYYPEHRELVAMDVSERMLALAKGKATQFRRAVELDLGDAQALSYPSESFDVVVATFLFCSVPDPVRGLCQAKRVLKPGGQLLLLEHVLSRHFVLATLMRWLDPIPAHLWGAHIDRNTVGDVQRAGFVNIVETDLSLDVVKRIEARAPLTPA; from the coding sequence ATGACGTCGCAGCTTTTTCTGCCCAACCGCGAAACTCAGCTCGTCCAGAGGCGCTATGACCGGGTCGCCCGTGTCTACGACGGCTTCGAGTGGATGATGGAGCGTCGGGCGAGGCACTGGCGGCGCGATCTGTGGGCGCGGGTTGCGCGAGGTCGCATCCTCGAGATGGGTGTCGGAACCGGAAAGAACATCCCTTACTACCCCGAGCATCGTGAACTTGTCGCGATGGATGTTTCCGAGAGGATGCTCGCTCTGGCCAAGGGTAAGGCGACACAGTTCCGTCGAGCCGTCGAACTCGATCTGGGTGATGCTCAAGCGCTCTCCTATCCAAGTGAGAGCTTTGACGTAGTCGTCGCTACGTTCTTGTTCTGCTCAGTACCGGACCCAGTGCGTGGGTTATGCCAAGCGAAACGCGTTCTCAAACCTGGCGGGCAGCTGCTGTTACTCGAGCATGTGCTGTCTCGGCACTTCGTGCTTGCGACGCTGATGCGCTGGCTCGATCCCATTCCCGCGCACCTCTGGGGCGCTCACATCGACCGCAACACGGTCGGTGACGTTCAACGCGCCGGGTTCGTAAACATCGTTGAAACGGACCTATCGCTGGATGTGGTCAAGCGCATCGAGGCGAGGGCTCCGCTAACGCCTGCTTGA